A region from the Salvelinus fontinalis isolate EN_2023a chromosome 23, ASM2944872v1, whole genome shotgun sequence genome encodes:
- the LOC129821550 gene encoding uncharacterized protein LOC129821550 codes for MTDHHLKLNLGKTELLFLPGKDCPFHDLAITVDNSIVSSSQSAKNLGVILDNTLTFSTNIKVVTRSCRFMLCNIRRVQPCLTQEAAQVLIQALVISRLDYCNSLLAGLPACAIKPLQLIQNAAARLVFNLPKFSHVTPLLRSLHWLPVEARIRYKTMVLAYRAVRGTAPPYLQALIRPYTQTRALRSSTSGLLASLPLRKYSSRSAQSKLFAALAPQWWNKLPHDARSAESITTFRRHLKPHLFKEYLG; via the coding sequence atgacggatcaccacctcaagctgaacctcggcaagacggagctgctcttcctcccggggaaggactgcccgttccatgatctcgccatcacggttgacaactccattgtgtcctcctcccagagtgctaagaaccttggcgtgatcctggacaacaccctgacgttctcaactaacatcaaggtggtgacccgttcctgtaggttcatgctctgcaacattcgcagagtacaaccctgcctcacacaggaagcggcgcaggtcctaatccaggcacttgtcatctcccgtctggattactgcaactcgctgttggctgggctccctgcctgtgccattaaacccctacaactcatccagaacgccgcagcccgtctggtgttcaaccttcccaagttctctcacgtcaccccgctcctccgctctctccactggcttccagttgaagctcgcatccgctacaagaccatggtgcttgcctacagagctgtgaggggaacggcacctccgtaccttcaggctctgatcaggccctacacccaaacaagggcactgcgttcatccacctctggcctgctcgcctccctacctctgaggaagtacagttcccgctcagcccagtcaaaactgtttgctgctctggcaccccaatggtggaacaaactccctcacgacgccaggtcagcggagtcaatcaccaccttccggagacacctgaaaccccacctctttaaggaatacctaggatag